One genomic segment of Musa acuminata AAA Group cultivar baxijiao chromosome BXJ3-3, Cavendish_Baxijiao_AAA, whole genome shotgun sequence includes these proteins:
- the LOC135632464 gene encoding U-box domain-containing protein 2-like, producing the protein MEGGKDGVVAMQRAVKQLHFGECDDVKVTAVAEIKRLAASDPRSKRLLAALGVIPPLVSMLLQAQDDRRRQLVVETLVELAHGTFKNKALTVEAGLLLRLPQLMNTEDLPKNQHLTALLLSLSFLAKTTFPINPSPMLPCLIRILDATETSDEMKLTCVAALYNLSTKLDNVRAVVSGGAVHVLLKSSQKMRSVAEGALATLGNLMLCETGKKAVEEDAMVPEALMEIMAWEEEPKCQELAAYVLMALAHRSKVQRKKMAELGIVPLLLEVALMGSPLARKRAIKMLQWFKEEGRARTGGHSGPRPDHLSDGRQQIREGKRAVNTMVKQSLDKNMQAIIRRARASEDFSCFKSLAATSSSKSLPY; encoded by the exons ATGGAAGGCGGTAAGGATGGGGTGGTGGCCATGCAAAGGGCGGTGAAGCAGCTGCACTTTGGAGAGTGCGACGACGTGAAGGTGACAGCGGTTGCGGAGATCAAGAGGTTGGCAGCGAGCGATCCCCGTAGCAAGCGCTTGTTGGCGGCACTCGGGGTCATACCGCCGTTGGTTTCCATGCTCCTCCAGGCGCAGGACGATCGTCGCCGGCAGCTTGTAGTCGAAACGCTCGTCGAACTAGCCCACGGCACTTTCAA GAACAAGGCGCTCACCGTGGAGGCAGGTCTCCTCCTCCGATTGCCGCAGCTCATGAACACCGAGGACCTTCCGAAGAACCAGCACTTGACAGCCCTCCTCTTATCCCTCTCCTTCCTCGCAAAAACAACTTTCCCGATCAACCCCAGCCCCATGTTGCCTTGCCTCATCCGAATCCTGGACGCCACCGAAACGTCCGATGAGATGAAGCTAACGTGCGTGGCCGCGCTATACAACCTCTCCACCAAGCTCGACAATGTTAGAGCCGTCGTTTCCGGTGGCGCGGTGCATGTTCTGCTCAAGTCGTCGCAGAAGATGAGAAGCGTGGCGGAGGGCGCCTTGGCGACTCTCGGGAACTTGATGCTGTGCGAAACGGGGAAGAAAGCAGTGGAGGAGGACGCGATGGTCCCAGAAGCTCTGATGGAGATCATGGCGTGGGAGGAGGAGCCCAAATGCCAAGAGCTCGCCGCCTACGTACTGATGGCCCTTGCGCACCGGAGCAAGGTCCAGAGGAAGAAGATGGCGGAGCTGGGAATAGTGCCTCTGCTTCTGGAAGTGGCGCTGATGGGGAGTCCCCTCGCACGGAAGAGAGCGATCAAGATGTTGCAGTGGTTCAAAGAGGAGGGGCGTGCAAGAACCGGAGGCCATTCTGGGCCTCGACCAGATCACCTCTCAGATGGTAGACAGCAGATAAGAGAGGGCAAAAGGGCTGTGAATACGATGGTGAAGCAGAGTCTTGACAAGAACATGCAAGCCATCATAAGGAGAGCTCGTGCATCCGAGGATTTTTCTTGCTTCAAGAGTTTGGCTGCCACCTCCAGCTCCAAGAGCTTGCCTTACTGA
- the LOC135634009 gene encoding protein trichome birefringence-like 38, translating into MGSKTQWSFGLRCALLSVLIASLHGMTTESFRHKHHRGNGTSARRRERANGISCNMFQGSWVYDDSYPLYDSSTCPFLEAEFDCQRYGRPDKEYLKYRWKPDACELPRFNGQDMLGRLKGKKIMFVGDSISLNQWESLGCMLRAAVPNAKTTYTRKTPLSTITFEDYGVSVMLYHTTYLVDIVSEPIGRVLKLDSIQSGSAWLGVDVLVFNTWHWWTHKGSSQPWDYVQDGDQVYRDMDRLVAFNKGLTTWAKWVDSNIDPAATKIFFQGISPTHYQGADWGEQNTKNCNKQTQPVAGSTYPGGPLPAQGIVNSVLGAMSKPVYLLDITLLSQLRKDAHPSAYSGDHSGMDCSHWCLAGLPDTWNQILYAALV; encoded by the exons ATGGGATCCAAAACTCAATGGAGCTTTGGGCTCCGCTGCGCGTTGCTCTCGGTTCTGATTGCCTCCTTGCATGGCATGACGACGGAGAGCTTCCGTCACAAGCACCACCGCGGCAATGGCACGTCGGCCAGGAGGAGGGAGCGAGCGAACGGTATCAGCTGCAACATGTTCCAGGGGAGCTGGGTCTACGACGACTCCTACCCACTCTACGACTCCTCCACCTGCCCCTTCCTGGAGGCAGAGTTCGACTGCCAGCGCTACGGCCGGCCGGACAAGGAATACCTCAAGTACCGGTGGAAGCCCGACGCCTGCGAACTCCCGAG GTTCAATGGGCAGGATATGCTGGGGAGGCTGAAAGGCAAGAAGATAATGTTCGTGGGCGATTCCATCAGCCTCAACCAGTGGGAGTCGCTCGGCTGCATGCTTCGTGCCGCCGTGCCCAACGCCAAGACAACCTACACCAGGAAGACCCCTCTGTCCACCATAACATTTGAG GACTATGGCGTGTCGGTGATGCTCTACCACACCACCTATCTGGTGGACATAGTGAGCGAACCCATCGGACGCGTCCTCAAGCTTGACTCCATCCAGTCCGGTTCCGCGTGGCTGGGCGTCGACGTCTTGGTCTTCAACACTTGGCATTGGTGGACTCACAAGGGAAGCAGCCAACC ATGGGACTACGTACAGGATGGAGATCAGGTGTACAGAGACATGGATCGATTGGTGGCCTTCAACAAGGGGCTGACGACGTGGGCCAAGTGGGTGGACTCCAACATCGACCCGGCTGCCACCAAAATCTTCTTCCAAGGCATCTCCCCAACCCATTACCA AGGAGCCGACTGGGGAGAGCAGAATACAAAGAACTGTAACAAACAGACGCAACCGGTCGCTGGATCGACGTACCCAGGCGGTCCACTTCCAGCTCAAGGCATCGTCAACAGCGTCCTCGGGGCCATGTCGAAGCCGGTCTATCTGCTCGACATAACCTTGCTCTCCCAGCTCAGAAAGGACGCGCATCCATCCGCTTACAGCGGAGATCACTCGGGCATGGACTGCAGCCACTGGTGCCTCGCCGGCCTTCCCGATACCTGGAATCAGATCCTGTACGCAGCACTTGTTTGA
- the LOC103979683 gene encoding signaling peptide TAXIMIN 1-like has product MCCECRPLGWLLGLPFALLSLLVSIVGAAIWIVGLPVSCICPCCLCLTILVEFAVELIKAPLHVMRWFASQIPC; this is encoded by the exons ATGTGCTGCGAGTGCCGACCGCTCGGGTGGCTGCTGGGCCTTCCCTTCGCTTTGCTCTCCCTTCTCGTCTCCATCGTCGGCGCCGCCATCTGGATCGTCGG GCTGCCGGTATCGTGCATCTGCCCGTGCTGCCTGTGCTTGACGATCCTGGTGGAGTTCGCCGTCGAGCTCATCAAGGCGCCGCTCCACGTCATGAGGTGGTTCGCCTCGCAGATCCCCTGTTAG